The stretch of DNA CGTTGTCTGCTGGCGATAGTAGACCTGGCGAAGTTGACGGGCTGCGACTCCAATCGGCCCACCTTCCTTTTCACCTCGCAGATCGGCACTCACTTGTCGCATGCCTACCCAGCAGGGGACAGCGATCGTGAACTTGGGATCGCCCAATCCCGCCCACATGGTCGTCAGGAGTGGGTTTTCTCCAGGCTTCACACCATGAAATACGACAAACGAAACAGTGGTCGTCCTGCTGATCGTATTTTTTGTTTCAATAAATGGAGGAAGCTCTTCCTCGGTCGAATTCACACTGCCCGCACATGGTGTTCCAACGGCATCGGCCAGATCACGGGCGACGTGCCGCAGCAGATAACGCACATCGAGAGGACCGTTCTTCTGATCGTCATGACTCTTAAAAGGTTCCTCCAGAAGCTCTCGTGCGCGAAAGTATCGTTCAGCCGAATAAACATCAGCGAGGTCAGCCCGTGAGGGATGATCGCTTAATGCTGGGCTGGCAGTTCCATTGCTGCTGAGCGCTGCATTTTTTCCAGTAATGGAAAAGTTGGACCGCACAACAAACCCGTGTGGCGCCACGAGTGGATCATTCGCATCGAATTTGCGATAGCTGGCACGGGCTGTTTCAAACAGCACAGCGCCACCCTCGGCATCGATCACACCAAAGTTTGCTGCTGTGGAACGACCTGACTGATTCGTCTCTTCCAGAAGCTTCTCGACATCAGCAACCGTGGCACAGTCACGCAAGACTTTGAGCATGAAGCCACCATTTCCCAGCCCCTTGGCAGTTTTAGGAAATGCCAGATCATTCGTGACCGAGTTCTCTATGCACAGCCCGGCACTGTTGACACCCATCCAGATCGATTGACGGGCACCTGCATTCACTACCGCCAGCACCTTGTACCGGCCATCTTCGATGAAAACGAGCTCATTGCGGAAATTGGGGGCATCGCGGTTCTTCCACAAAAGTGGTCGCCCATCGCGTGTCGCTTTCCCGCTAATCACTGCCGTTGTGCAGGCCAGTGCTGTGGTTTTAGGCAAAACTGTCGCCAGGAGCAGCACGCCTAAAGCAAGCCGCAGCCATTTCCAGACTCGCTCCATTCCCGCAGTCCTGAAAGCCACTGGATTCAGGTGACTGCTCAACTGCCCACCTCGTTGCCGAAAGAAATACTCAATCGCTGGAGATATAAGTATTTCCCGACTCAGATACTCAATTCCTGACGGCATAGAGGCCTCGATTGGTGTGGCAGTATTTCAGTGCAGAATTGTGTATTATTCATATTCCAAATGGAACCATTCGCAACAAATAGGTCGCAGCAAGGATTGTTCCACTTTCTTGGGGGAAGGCTCTGTTTGTGGTTCTGCTGCGCGTGATGCCATACCAAAGTTGCGTTATTCTCGATCTCGATGATTCACTTTTGGCACCTGATCAATTTCTCAATTTTGCTGGATCCTCACTCTGCGAACTTGGCATGTCTGGCGGCGGCGTGAAACAATGCACTTTGAGCATATTTCCCCACGACTGCACTTAAGCTAGGCATCACGATTTTGGCCAGCTTGTCGATCAACTTGAGCCCCTCAATTACAGCCACGAAAGATCGTGCTGAATTCAGAGGAGACTCGCTTTCACCCGCACGTGACCCTCAGCCCAGAGAATCGGTGCAGTGGCAACTTCTTAAACCACTTCTGGCAGTTCTCATCACGGGGTTTTTTCTCGCCTCACTCACGAATGCGTGGCTGGCGATTGTGACTGCCAGAGCCAACGAATCAGCCCGCATCAACGAACTCAGTGCCAGCCTGCAAAAAGCGTCATTTCCACTCAATGCCAGCGTCTTCAAACAATTGGAGGAACTGACTGGAGCCCGATTTGTCGCTTTGGCTGCTCCCTCGTCCTCACAAAATTCTATCTCGTATCAAAGCCCTCAGCTTTCCGATGAAACCGGCCAGTTGATCGTAAAGTTCTTTCATTTAGTCAGGCTTTCTTCGCGACCCCAAAACATCCATTCTGGAGGTGAAAACTGGCTCACCCGTACGATCGAGCGGCCTGTCGGTCTCCCTCAAGGCCCTGCCTCACAGCTGATTATTCTTTTGCCGGTTGAGAGCTGGCAAAGTCTCTGGTGGCGAACTGCGTTCCCTCCTGTGCTTGCAGGGACTTTGGCCGCCTTTGTCTGCGTGGTGGTTGTCATCTGGATCTCGAGGCGACTCACGGGCCCGCTGTTGGACGTGGCCTCCCAGACAACCCAGATCGCTCAGGGAAATTTATCATTACTCCCTGTTCCCCACCGCAATGACGAAATCCGCGATCTCATCGTCAATGTGAACTCGATGTCCCAGGAGTTAGTACAACTGCACCAATCGATTCGTCATGGCGAACAGCTCAGAACATTGGGGCAACTGGGGGCTGGATTTGCTCATCAATTGCGAAATGCCGCTCTCGGAGCTCGAATGGCTCTCGAATTCAGTGAACGTGGGGATTCGTCATCCAGCGATAATGAATCTGTGCAGATTGCTCTGGCTCAACTGCAGCGGATGGAACTGTATCTGGATCGCTTTTTGAGACTCAGCCGGCCCGATCGAGCTCACTCCACAGAGGAAAACTCGGGCCATGTTTCACCCAGCCAGACCATGATCCGCCTCGGCGGACTGGCAGACGGTGTCCTGCAACTGATTGAACCTTTGGCGAGACACCGGCACGTTGAGCTGCATAAAGACACTTCAACATTCTGGGAAGTTGAAGTCCAAGGAGATCTCGTCGCTCTCGAGCAGATGCTCTCGAATGTCGTGATCAATGCTCTGGAAGCCGCCAGTTCGATGGCGTCTGTTTCTGAAGTAAGCGATCAGCTTGCTGCTTCATCACGGTTCGAACCGTCTGTCGTTCTCAAATGTCTGGCCGCAGATCACGACGTTGAAATTTCTGTCTGCGATAATGGCCCAGGGCCTCCGGCGAATGTTCAGGAAACACTCTTTCAACCATTTGTCACCACACGTCCTGAAGGATGCGGACTGGGCCTGTCTGTGGCTCAGGAAATCGCGACTGGCCATGGCGGTGAGATCACCTGGAGCCGGCAACAGGAACCCGATGGCACCATGTGGACCATCTTTCGCATTCGCCTCAAGAAGCAAAGATAAACCTCTCCAGCGAAAGCCTTTCATGCGGGGTGAATCGAAGCTCATTCAGCTCGCTCGCGAGGCGGCAGCAAGCTCTTCTTCCAGACCCGCCAGATCCTTCAATATCGGTTTCCAATCGGCTTTCACAAACAGTCGCACACGTTTGACGAAATCATCAAACTGCGTTCGCGCCAGAGCATCGACCACGGGCGAAACTTCCTGCAAAGGCTGGTAAGTGCCCGTTTTGGGCGACCAGATCGTCACTCGAAATTCGACTTCTTTATGCACAGGCGGGGCATCCAGCAGCAGATCTGTCGGGCCCAATGCCTGACCTGTTTTTGCAGAGAGCCTGTCGGTCAGCCGCTCCATCACCTGAACCAGTTCTTCGTAGGGCCTGCCAGCCAGCATCCGATACAGCTCAGGTGATTGATGCTCGCTGAATTCCAGCACACGCTTGTGCAACTGTCGGCGTGGTCCAAAGACACCTTCCATCAATGGTGCCACAATGGTGCCTTTGGCTTTGGACCGTAATTCCTGAGTCACTTCCCATTCGCTCTTCTCAAAAAATGCAGCCAGATCGAGCTGATGTCTCAGTTCATAGAACGAGCGGCTGAACATGCACGTTGCCGACCTGACGGCATGGTGCCAGTAAACCTCACTGAACATCACATACCGCGCAAAAACCATCAGCTCGGCAGCCGTCCGGCCTTTGGCACTGATTGCCAACCCATCGCCTGCCTGGTTAACAACTAAAGAGCGGATCAGCCGTTGACGATCAAAGTTTCGCCCATAAGGGACACCGGCATGCAGACTGTCCCGCTCAAGGTAATCCATCTTGTCGATATCGACCGGGCCCGAAAGAATCGATCGGAGTAAATTGAGTGCCGGCTCATCGGTCCTTTTAACCAACAGATCGAGCACTTCTTCAGGCTCAATCTTCCACTGGTTGAGCAGGACCTGACCGATCTCCCGATCGCGTGAAAGAAACTGAGCCGCAAAATGCTCATGATGGGGAATATCCGGCAGGTCGAGATCTTCAATCGGGTGGCAGAATGGCCAATGTCCCAGATCATGCAACAATGCCGCCGCCAGCAGCATCTCGGCATGCCGGGGCGTGACAATCGCCTGGAAACGTTCATCGCGACCGAGTTGCCACAAGTATTCGAGTGCATTCTGGAACACTCCCAGAGAATGCTCAAAGCGCGTGTGTGTGGCTCCCGGATAAACCAGCGAAGAAAGCCCCAGTTGTGAGATATGCCCCAATCGCTGAAACTCGGTGGTATCGACCAGCGCACGGACTCGATCCGTGAAGGGGACATCCTGCTGCATCGGGATACGAACCAGCGGCCCGCTTCCATGAAGCCCTGCCAGTTCGGGAATGTCGAGATAAGGATGCCGCATGGTCAACGATCACCTGAAATTCCCGAGGTGTCATCCTTCAGAATGCAGGGTGCATGCAATCCCCGGAAGCACCCTCTGCCCTACGTTTCTCTATTCAACGGCAGGCTGGACGATTCCCATTCCGACCAGTTTTTCGAGGCATTCATCACGCTCTCGGCTGCGTGTTAATCCGGCCCATGTGGGATCCTGCACGGCCATAAAATCTGCTTGCGAATAGGGAGGAACTAACTTCATCGCACTGGCCCGTTCGGCCAACCGCTGAATCATGCCCACTTCCAAACGACTGAGGAACATCCCCTCGAAGCGATAGTCCAGAAATGCTTCCCACGCCACAGGAAAGAGCGGCCGAATAATCTGCTCGCCAATCGTTTTGGCAAAAGTCCGGATTTCATACTGTGCATGAGAATCCATACGTAGCGAAAGAAAACCCAGCAGATTGTGCAGATCGACTTTCCAGTAAGCCTCGGTGTAAGTGCACAGCGGCAGATCTTTGCGAGCCTGTTCGCGGGCTACTCCCTGGGCGAGACGTGCTTCGTATAACTCGCGAGCCGAATTCTGAAACTGCAGCTCAGCCGCTGTGAGTTCGGCGCCCAGTTCTGCAGGTAAAAACCCTTCGCTTCCCTGGCGATTGGAAGTGGATTGACTCCGCCACTGATCGACAGGTGTGGTTTGGGCTGAATCAATCGCGACTGAATATCTTGTGCTGTACTCGTTGACATTGGCTGTTCGATGACGGATCCACTGTCTCCAGCAATCCATTGGCACTCGCACCAGCAGTTTTACTTCGGCCATTTCGAATGGTGTCGAGTGGCGGTGCCGCATGAGATAGCGGATCAAAGTCCGGTCATCTGAAACCCGTTTAGTCCCTTCGCCATAGCTCACGCGGGCG from Planctopirus ephydatiae encodes:
- a CDS encoding C45 family peptidase → MERVWKWLRLALGVLLLATVLPKTTALACTTAVISGKATRDGRPLLWKNRDAPNFRNELVFIEDGRYKVLAVVNAGARQSIWMGVNSAGLCIENSVTNDLAFPKTAKGLGNGGFMLKVLRDCATVADVEKLLEETNQSGRSTAANFGVIDAEGGAVLFETARASYRKFDANDPLVAPHGFVVRSNFSITGKNAALSSNGTASPALSDHPSRADLADVYSAERYFRARELLEEPFKSHDDQKNGPLDVRYLLRHVARDLADAVGTPCAGSVNSTEEELPPFIETKNTISRTTTVSFVVFHGVKPGENPLLTTMWAGLGDPKFTIAVPCWVGMRQVSADLRGEKEGGPIGVAARQLRQVYYRQQTTANYTPVAASSATSSTAAPSAVSGSQTASDAKPAERGEESEREEGASSSSGAVSSGISGIETTGLKPIWESVWNQEDEVIERVERLLAQWRAKGVSPISQQMIHVQAAEQGLTALQEAVRQAEKLFPAAESLPVVPATPLNQPVPATSAASE
- a CDS encoding ATP-binding protein, whose product is MQWQLLKPLLAVLITGFFLASLTNAWLAIVTARANESARINELSASLQKASFPLNASVFKQLEELTGARFVALAAPSSSQNSISYQSPQLSDETGQLIVKFFHLVRLSSRPQNIHSGGENWLTRTIERPVGLPQGPASQLIILLPVESWQSLWWRTAFPPVLAGTLAAFVCVVVVIWISRRLTGPLLDVASQTTQIAQGNLSLLPVPHRNDEIRDLIVNVNSMSQELVQLHQSIRHGEQLRTLGQLGAGFAHQLRNAALGARMALEFSERGDSSSSDNESVQIALAQLQRMELYLDRFLRLSRPDRAHSTEENSGHVSPSQTMIRLGGLADGVLQLIEPLARHRHVELHKDTSTFWEVEVQGDLVALEQMLSNVVINALEAASSMASVSEVSDQLAASSRFEPSVVLKCLAADHDVEISVCDNGPGPPANVQETLFQPFVTTRPEGCGLGLSVAQEIATGHGGEITWSRQQEPDGTMWTIFRIRLKKQR
- a CDS encoding HD domain-containing protein; the encoded protein is MRHPYLDIPELAGLHGSGPLVRIPMQQDVPFTDRVRALVDTTEFQRLGHISQLGLSSLVYPGATHTRFEHSLGVFQNALEYLWQLGRDERFQAIVTPRHAEMLLAAALLHDLGHWPFCHPIEDLDLPDIPHHEHFAAQFLSRDREIGQVLLNQWKIEPEEVLDLLVKRTDEPALNLLRSILSGPVDIDKMDYLERDSLHAGVPYGRNFDRQRLIRSLVVNQAGDGLAISAKGRTAAELMVFARYVMFSEVYWHHAVRSATCMFSRSFYELRHQLDLAAFFEKSEWEVTQELRSKAKGTIVAPLMEGVFGPRRQLHKRVLEFSEHQSPELYRMLAGRPYEELVQVMERLTDRLSAKTGQALGPTDLLLDAPPVHKEVEFRVTIWSPKTGTYQPLQEVSPVVDALARTQFDDFVKRVRLFVKADWKPILKDLAGLEEELAAASRAS
- the thyX gene encoding FAD-dependent thymidylate synthase, coding for MANSDQAPEEISRTALLEELRWKKFPVLDDGFVCLVDVMGDDSSIVQAARVSYGEGTKRVSDDRTLIRYLMRHRHSTPFEMAEVKLLVRVPMDCWRQWIRHRTANVNEYSTRYSVAIDSAQTTPVDQWRSQSTSNRQGSEGFLPAELGAELTAAELQFQNSARELYEARLAQGVAREQARKDLPLCTYTEAYWKVDLHNLLGFLSLRMDSHAQYEIRTFAKTIGEQIIRPLFPVAWEAFLDYRFEGMFLSRLEVGMIQRLAERASAMKLVPPYSQADFMAVQDPTWAGLTRSRERDECLEKLVGMGIVQPAVE